The Castanea sativa cultivar Marrone di Chiusa Pesio chromosome 11, ASM4071231v1 genome contains a region encoding:
- the LOC142615330 gene encoding transcription factor CPC-like isoform X1, whose translation MDKRRRKQAKTSSCYSEAEVSSIEWEFINMSEQEEDLIYRMYKLVGDRWALIAGRIPGRKAEEIERFWIMRHGEVFASRRRELKRYNS comes from the exons ATGGATAAGCGTCGCAGAAAGCAAGCCAAGACTAGTAGTTGTTACTCTGAGG CAGAGGTGAGCAGTATAGAATGGGAGTTCATCAACATGTCGGAACAAGAAGAAGATCTCATCTATAGAATGTACAAGCTGGTTGGTGATAG GTGGGCTCTTATAGCTGGCCGGATTCCAGGTCGAAAAGCGGAAGAAATAGAGAGGTTTTGGATAATGAGACATGGAGAAGTGTTTGCGAGTAGAAGAAGAGAGCTGAAGAGATACAATTCCTAA
- the LOC142615330 gene encoding transcription factor CPC-like isoform X2 — translation MDKRRRKQAKTSSCYSEEVSSIEWEFINMSEQEEDLIYRMYKLVGDRWALIAGRIPGRKAEEIERFWIMRHGEVFASRRRELKRYNS, via the exons ATGGATAAGCGTCGCAGAAAGCAAGCCAAGACTAGTAGTTGTTACTCTGAGG AGGTGAGCAGTATAGAATGGGAGTTCATCAACATGTCGGAACAAGAAGAAGATCTCATCTATAGAATGTACAAGCTGGTTGGTGATAG GTGGGCTCTTATAGCTGGCCGGATTCCAGGTCGAAAAGCGGAAGAAATAGAGAGGTTTTGGATAATGAGACATGGAGAAGTGTTTGCGAGTAGAAGAAGAGAGCTGAAGAGATACAATTCCTAA